In Carassius carassius chromosome 19, fCarCar2.1, whole genome shotgun sequence, a single genomic region encodes these proteins:
- the LOC132094902 gene encoding macrophage receptor MARCO-like — protein sequence METNVDELEGKASVFSHANPLYDNTMKLYEADRYDFQHSEPNTKKPAKKRYCIPVLVLFFLMLIGMNSFLAYKVFTLEAWVHLHCKSADAKTEELMSAEGFKMGSSSSDQECLSDLCGNDGTLEELRTQLNQLNISTQRAMVCPPGPSGPPGRPGLQGPPGIPGIPGQKGDTGSLGPVGEAGAPGVKGQRGDQGLAGERGPAGMTGPPGIPGLKGDTGARGIIGLPGTDGRRGADGNPGIQGTPGLRGPPGSKGDPGAKGERGDKGSSGPSGSRGLTGPTGLQGPPGEKGSPGPKGDTGVGIPGRPGQQGQKGSQGLAGVPGLRGPTGEKGSKGDSGLRGPQGLKGEKGDVGPRGAPPAVVRLVGTSNRGRIEVFHENVWGTVCDDSFDTVDGLVVCKMLGFQRATQVFTAGAGTGRIWLDEVRCTGNERSIFDCPHAGMGVNNCNHGEDVGVSCT from the exons ATGGAGACCAACGTGGATGAACTTGAAGGAAAGGCCTCTGTATTCAGCCACGCAAACCCTCTTTATGACAACACCATGAAGCTCTATGAGGCCGACCGCTACGACTTTCAGCACAGTG AGCCAAATACTAAGAAACCAGCGAAAAAACGTTACTGCATTCCTGTTCTTGTACTGTTTTTCCTGATGCTGATTGGAATGAATTCTTTTCTGGCCTATAAAG TCTTCACTCTGGAGGCTTGGGTTCACCTTCACTGTAAATCAGCTGATGCAAAAACAGAGGAACTCATGTCTGCTGAGGGATTCAAAATGGGCAGCTCCAGTTCAGATCAG GAGTGTCTCTCCGATCTATGTGGGAATGATGGGACTCTAGAGGAACTAAGGACTCAACTAAACCAGCTCAACATTAGTACACAAAGag CCATGGTTTGTCCGCCTGGTCCATCTGGTCCACCTGGCAGACCTGGATTACAAG GTCCTCCTGGAATACCAGGGATACCTGGACAGAAAGGAGACACTGGCTCACTGg GTCCGGTAGGTGAGGCTGGAGCTCCAGGAGTAAAAGGACAGAGAGGAGACCAGGGATTAGCAGGTGAAAGGGGCCCGGCTGGCATGACAGGTCCACCTG GTATTCCGGGATTGAAGGGGGATACAGGAGCGAGAGGAATAATAG GTTTGCCTGGGACTGACGGTCGTCGAGGTGCAGATGGAAATCCGGGTATCCAAGGAACACCAGGGCTTCGTGGACCACCAG GTTCTAAAGGAGACCCAGGTGCCAAAGGTGAAAGAGGAGATAAGGGATCTTCAGGTCCTAGTG GGTCTCGTGGTCTGACGGGACCTACTGGTCTGCAAGGACCGCCTGGAGAAAAAGGTTCACCTGGACCAAAGGGAGACACTGGTGTTGGCATTCCAG GGCGCCCAGGACAACAGGGACAAAAGGGAAGTCAAGGATTGGCAg GTGTCCCTGGACTCCGAGGTCCAACTGGAGAAAAGGGCAGTAAAGGTGATTCGG GCCTAAGGGGACCTCAAG GTCTTAAGGGAGAGAAGGGTGATGTAGGACCAAGGGGTGCCCCCCCTG CGGTGGTTCGTTTAGTGGGAACTTCCAATCGAGGAAGAATTGAAGTGTTTCATGAAAATGTCTGGGGAACGGTGTGTGATGACAGCTTTGACACTGTGGATGGTTTGGTGGTTTGTAAGATGTTGGGTTTCCAGAGGGCCACTCAGGTGTTCACAGCTGGTGCAG GAACTGGACGCATCTGGTTGGACGAGGTGAGATGTACCGGAAATGAGAGGAGCATTTTTGACTGTCCACATGCAGGAATGGGAGTTAACAACTGTAACCACGGCGAGGATGTGGGAGTTAGCTGTACctga